A genomic segment from Chitinophaga flava encodes:
- a CDS encoding response regulator transcription factor produces MKVLIIEDEPSLRNSIREYLEHQGFICEVAADFREAMDKVTDYEYDCIVADIGLPLGSGLDIIRELKVLKSKAGIIIISAKDSLEDKLGGLELGADDYLTKPFHLSELNARINALLRRKNFDGNTSITFFEITIIPSSKTVLVHDKSITLTGKEYQLLLYFIANQHRVVTKSALAGHLWGDAYDQAGSYDFIYTHIKNLRKKMLEAGGEDYIKTVYGTGYRFG; encoded by the coding sequence ATGAAAGTGCTGATTATTGAAGATGAACCTTCCCTCCGCAACAGCATCCGCGAATACCTGGAGCACCAGGGCTTTATTTGTGAGGTGGCGGCCGATTTCAGAGAGGCCATGGACAAGGTTACAGATTATGAATACGACTGTATCGTAGCCGATATCGGGCTGCCACTGGGAAGCGGACTGGACATCATACGTGAACTCAAAGTACTGAAGTCTAAAGCCGGTATCATTATCATCTCGGCCAAAGACTCCCTGGAAGATAAACTGGGCGGACTGGAACTCGGTGCAGACGACTATCTCACCAAACCATTCCACCTGTCAGAACTGAATGCCCGTATCAACGCCCTCCTACGACGCAAAAACTTCGACGGCAATACCAGCATCACCTTCTTCGAAATCACCATCATCCCTTCTTCTAAAACGGTATTGGTACACGATAAGTCTATCACCCTCACCGGCAAGGAATATCAGCTCCTGCTCTATTTCATTGCCAATCAGCACCGGGTGGTCACCAAATCAGCCCTCGCCGGACATCTCTGGGGCGATGCCTACGACCAGGCCGGATCATACGACTTTATCTACACCCATATCAAAAATCTCCGCAAAAAAATGCTCGAAGCCGGCGGAGAAGATTATATCAAAACCGTTTACGGTACTGGCTATCGTTTCGGATAA
- a CDS encoding LTA synthase family protein, protein MKSAKNRYAVLFGFAALFLVLSFLVRTTLLIWAFPQAGLSFTTILSVYVKGFIYDAGVALFFTIAYAFYLLLLPQRLNNTVFNRVFTYTGFFLALMIVIFSFFAEFTFWGEYAGRFDFIAVDYLIYTYEVISNINQSYPLPLLIGGVLGATALLTWLCNRRGIFRNSFRSNTGFGKRALIFLTLLGITIVHAFLVNNNWADKNKNRYAQELSKAGIYSFISAYLNNELAYDKYYLLQDESTAFAQVRNQLLSPDAQYLENGQSIYRNITDTIPPVKPNVIMVTIESFSADFMARFGNKENITPVLDSIAKEGILFTNMYATGTRTVRGMEALSLAVPPTPGQSIVRRKNNENLFSAASIFRKNGYEATFFYGGDGYFDNMNKFFGNNGYDITDRLRHRLVDDKIASKRTNIPDNAVQFENAWGVCDEDIYKAAIKSADEKYAAGKPFYDFIMTTSNHRPFTYPGGKIDIPSGTSREGAVKYTDYAIGQFLQAIRNKPWYKNTVIIFVADHCASSAGKNEIEISKYHIPCILYNVPNTAPQEIPVMCSQIDLYPTLLKMLHWSYHSNFYGKNVLDSTYQPRAMLSTYQKLAYLETGKMIILSPQQKAQCFSWSQDKSEEQPAPMDSALLKRSVSTYQTAYSLFKNNGMRK, encoded by the coding sequence ATGAAATCTGCCAAAAATCGGTACGCCGTTTTATTCGGTTTTGCCGCCCTGTTCCTGGTACTTTCGTTCTTAGTACGTACCACCTTGTTAATCTGGGCCTTCCCACAGGCAGGCCTTTCTTTTACCACCATACTTTCTGTATATGTCAAAGGTTTTATCTATGATGCCGGTGTAGCACTTTTTTTCACCATCGCTTATGCCTTCTATCTGTTGCTGCTGCCGCAAAGGCTCAACAACACTGTGTTTAACCGGGTCTTTACCTATACCGGTTTTTTTCTGGCACTGATGATCGTTATTTTTTCCTTTTTTGCTGAATTTACTTTCTGGGGAGAATATGCCGGTCGCTTCGACTTCATTGCAGTAGACTATCTGATCTATACCTATGAGGTGATCAGTAATATTAACCAGTCGTATCCGCTGCCGTTGCTGATTGGTGGCGTACTGGGAGCTACTGCACTACTCACCTGGCTTTGCAACCGCCGAGGCATTTTCCGCAACAGCTTCCGGTCAAATACAGGCTTCGGAAAAAGAGCGCTCATCTTCCTCACCCTACTGGGGATCACGATCGTCCACGCCTTTCTGGTCAACAACAACTGGGCGGATAAAAACAAAAATCGTTATGCACAGGAACTGTCCAAAGCAGGCATCTATTCCTTTATATCTGCCTATCTGAACAATGAACTGGCCTACGATAAATATTATCTGCTGCAGGATGAAAGTACCGCCTTCGCACAGGTCCGCAACCAGCTGCTTTCTCCCGACGCACAGTACCTGGAAAACGGTCAGAGTATCTATCGTAACATTACAGACACCATACCTCCGGTGAAGCCCAACGTGATCATGGTCACCATCGAAAGCTTCAGCGCCGATTTTATGGCCCGTTTTGGTAATAAGGAAAATATCACACCTGTATTGGATAGCATCGCTAAGGAAGGGATATTGTTTACCAATATGTACGCTACCGGCACCCGCACAGTGAGAGGCATGGAAGCCTTATCCCTCGCGGTTCCGCCTACACCCGGACAAAGCATCGTTCGCCGTAAAAACAACGAAAACCTCTTCTCTGCGGCCAGCATCTTCCGCAAAAACGGATACGAAGCCACCTTCTTCTACGGCGGAGATGGGTATTTCGATAACATGAATAAATTCTTCGGCAACAACGGTTATGATATCACTGACAGGCTGCGCCACCGGCTGGTAGACGACAAAATAGCTTCCAAACGAACCAACATACCTGATAACGCTGTACAGTTTGAGAACGCCTGGGGTGTATGTGATGAAGACATCTACAAAGCCGCCATCAAAAGTGCTGACGAAAAATATGCAGCCGGCAAACCTTTCTATGATTTCATCATGACTACCTCCAACCACCGTCCGTTTACCTATCCAGGTGGTAAAATCGATATCCCTTCCGGTACCAGCCGCGAAGGTGCCGTGAAATATACCGACTATGCCATAGGCCAGTTCCTGCAAGCTATCCGCAACAAGCCATGGTATAAAAACACCGTGATCATTTTTGTCGCCGACCACTGCGCCAGCAGCGCAGGTAAAAATGAAATAGAAATCAGCAAATACCACATACCCTGTATCCTGTACAATGTGCCTAATACAGCACCGCAGGAAATACCCGTGATGTGCTCGCAGATAGACCTCTATCCTACCCTGCTGAAAATGCTCCACTGGTCTTATCACTCCAATTTCTATGGTAAAAATGTGCTCGACAGCACTTATCAGCCACGCGCTATGCTCAGCACTTACCAGAAACTGGCTTACCTGGAAACAGGTAAAATGATTATCCTCAGCCCCCAGCAAAAAGCCCAGTGCTTTTCCTGGAGTCAGGATAAAAGTGAAGAACAGCCTGCCCCCATGGATAGCGCCCTGCTCAAACGGAGTGTTTCAACCTACCAAACCGCCTATTCCTTATTTAAAAACAATGGTATGCGGAAATAA
- a CDS encoding DUF4974 domain-containing protein — protein MSNKETKELFDLMDQVPNAKRVAEEYRRLMREGKLDPQRDVTDAGAGWLMVEDELLRDDNAKSYNYKVSVVCVTIILLGLGFSAWWQCRHENNLIRQLAVNDRPEVTTVSNRQVMPMPGVERKNGIYTFHEASLRDIGGMIDKRFEVKVVFDDPAMSKQCFTGSMDPCQSLDAFMNVVKYSTPVDYYFRGSTLHIQQRLSHRR, from the coding sequence TTGAGCAACAAAGAAACCAAAGAATTGTTTGACCTGATGGATCAGGTTCCCAATGCAAAGCGGGTAGCAGAGGAGTACCGGCGTTTGATGCGGGAAGGTAAGCTGGACCCCCAAAGAGATGTTACTGATGCAGGAGCAGGATGGTTGATGGTAGAGGATGAGTTATTGCGGGATGATAATGCTAAATCGTACAACTACAAGGTGTCTGTGGTATGTGTAACGATCATCCTGCTGGGGTTGGGCTTTAGTGCATGGTGGCAGTGCCGGCATGAGAACAACCTTATCCGTCAGCTGGCGGTCAATGACCGGCCCGAAGTAACGACTGTATCCAATAGGCAGGTAATGCCTATGCCAGGTGTGGAACGTAAAAATGGTATTTATACCTTCCATGAGGCCTCTCTGCGGGATATCGGCGGTATGATCGATAAACGTTTTGAAGTCAAGGTGGTATTTGATGATCCTGCCATGTCGAAGCAGTGTTTTACCGGTAGTATGGACCCTTGCCAGTCACTCGATGCTTTTATGAACGTGGTGAAGTACAGCACTCCTGTAGATTATTATTTCAGGGGTAGTACATTGCATATTCAGCAACGGTTATCACACCGCCGTTAA
- a CDS encoding helix-turn-helix transcriptional regulator, whose amino-acid sequence MYQQFKPHPLLREYIDAYWAVTNTSGAVAHSRILPDGCVDIICNLGAAVTNNAGEGPRMLASEKAYLIGTMTRYTDSCPPAEARMIGIRFKPAAFASFFRFPLQELADNCVEFGQELVELLLCAGHDFVPVLDKYFLLHNTRASREMLPVINSIQQHKGIIRISDLARAHYQTPRQLERNFLKHTGISPKAFANIVRYQAVHQHIRNSKPGTSLLQIAFEHGYYDHAHLTNDIRKYTGRVPSAL is encoded by the coding sequence ATGTACCAGCAATTCAAACCACATCCTTTACTCAGGGAATACATTGATGCCTACTGGGCCGTGACCAATACATCCGGTGCAGTGGCTCACAGCCGCATACTGCCCGATGGTTGTGTAGATATCATCTGTAACCTGGGAGCGGCCGTTACCAACAACGCCGGGGAAGGACCACGTATGCTGGCATCGGAAAAAGCTTATCTGATCGGTACGATGACCCGCTATACAGATTCCTGCCCGCCGGCAGAAGCCAGGATGATCGGTATCCGGTTCAAGCCGGCAGCGTTTGCATCTTTCTTTCGTTTTCCATTACAGGAGTTGGCAGACAACTGTGTTGAATTCGGTCAGGAACTGGTGGAGCTGTTGCTGTGCGCTGGTCACGATTTTGTGCCTGTGCTGGATAAATATTTTCTGCTGCACAATACCCGGGCATCCAGGGAGATGCTGCCTGTGATCAACAGTATACAACAGCATAAGGGCATTATCAGAATAAGTGATCTTGCCCGCGCTCACTACCAGACACCACGGCAGCTGGAGCGTAATTTCCTGAAACATACCGGTATCAGCCCAAAAGCTTTTGCCAACATTGTCCGTTATCAGGCTGTACATCAGCATATCCGAAACAGCAAGCCCGGCACCAGCCTGCTGCAGATTGCCTTTGAGCATGGATATTATGATCATGCCCATCTCACCAACGACATCCGCAAATATACCGGGCGTGTACCTTCCGCTTTATAA
- a CDS encoding sensor histidine kinase — protein sequence MKLLTKTTVYFLLIMLPVFTAGAFYLFHKFNKEIKHETDEELVNDQLEWLRYLDTAHIDNPIFRFNTQEFQLTPTDKPVQKKYKLKGVHLYQETEDAQAPFRELSQVISIHGQNYQMVLRKSMIEKDDLLKNIIHVMLIAFGGLLCFVVISNWFISRNMWRPFYRSLDKIRQLQLNKMETPDFPQTPTHEFNQLNEALNQMTARIHQDYINMKELTEDAAHEMQTPLAITQSKLELLLQDENLSEEQLKNIGQTSEELQRLSRLNHNLLLLAKIENQQYPFTERPDLHQVIAKYLSLFEELIREKELNIETSLVPTAPWPLHPALADIMISNLLGNAIKYNYPEGHIQITLTTNTFTISNTSSLPEIPAANVFQRFKKNDQGYSNSNGLGLAIVKKIGESYHIRISYQYRNGLHIFTASC from the coding sequence ATGAAACTGCTCACCAAAACCACCGTATATTTCCTGCTTATTATGCTCCCGGTATTCACCGCCGGCGCCTTCTACCTCTTTCATAAATTCAATAAAGAAATCAAACACGAAACGGATGAAGAACTGGTCAACGACCAGCTGGAATGGCTCCGTTACCTCGATACCGCCCATATCGACAATCCCATTTTCCGCTTCAACACTCAGGAATTTCAACTTACCCCCACCGATAAACCAGTACAGAAAAAATATAAACTCAAAGGCGTTCATCTTTACCAGGAAACGGAAGATGCACAGGCCCCCTTCCGTGAACTATCGCAGGTCATCAGCATCCACGGACAAAATTACCAGATGGTATTGCGTAAATCCATGATAGAAAAAGATGACCTGCTGAAAAATATCATCCATGTGATGCTGATCGCTTTTGGTGGCCTGCTCTGTTTTGTAGTTATTTCCAACTGGTTCATCAGCCGTAACATGTGGCGCCCCTTTTACCGCTCCCTCGATAAAATACGGCAGCTGCAGCTCAACAAAATGGAGACACCCGACTTCCCCCAAACTCCTACACATGAGTTTAACCAGCTCAACGAAGCACTTAACCAGATGACAGCCCGTATCCATCAGGATTATATCAACATGAAAGAACTGACGGAAGATGCTGCCCATGAAATGCAAACACCCCTTGCTATCACACAAAGTAAACTCGAACTTCTGCTGCAGGATGAAAATCTCTCAGAAGAACAACTGAAAAATATCGGTCAAACCAGTGAAGAACTGCAACGGCTCTCCCGTCTCAACCACAACCTGCTGCTGCTGGCGAAAATTGAGAACCAGCAATATCCTTTTACAGAACGTCCCGACCTCCATCAGGTCATCGCCAAATACCTGTCACTCTTCGAAGAACTGATCCGCGAAAAAGAACTGAATATCGAAACATCCCTGGTACCCACTGCACCCTGGCCGCTGCATCCCGCACTGGCCGACATTATGATCAGCAATCTCCTGGGAAACGCCATCAAATACAACTACCCCGAAGGCCATATTCAGATCACACTGACAACAAATACCTTCACCATTTCCAATACCAGTAGTCTCCCCGAAATACCCGCTGCCAATGTATTTCAACGCTTCAAAAAAAACGACCAGGGATATTCCAACTCCAACGGCCTGGGCCTCGCTATCGTAAAAAAAATTGGTGAGTCCTATCACATCCGCATCTCCTATCAGTATCGCAACGGCCTACACATTTTCACCGCCAGCTGTTGA
- a CDS encoding TonB-dependent receptor plug domain-containing protein — MRLLITTGAFCISILTATAQQRVATPVKDTLSRDTTQHPEISKVADLNEVIISSTRNNSRIADLPMKVEILGKEEMIEESGIKPGNVTSILGDLSVIHIQNTSAVSGNNAIRMQGLDGKYTQLLRDGMPVYEGLSGNFGVLAIPPLDLKQIEIIKGSVSTLYGGGAIAGMINFIAKTPGSKPELTILANRSTLKENNVNAWYSQRYGKTGLTLFAGVTSQNPVDVNNDGFSDVPRVRQYLLHPRFFWYPNANTTLIAGYTGTIEKREGGDMQVLDHHADNVHSYTEINNSERHSADLQFTRKNLGGGTLTVKGVASFFHLENIAGNFPLKGRQTSTYLEAAYNKKSGRHDWVIGLNNTGEIYRRATGDSTQLGNYTYNTMGAFAQDGFHITDKLMAEAGIRADYHNVFGWYVLPRLAFVYKPIEDLSLRLSGGTGYKSPAIFSAQTQTIGYRNLLPLAAGLKSEKSQGLNFDANYHTTLGEIDVTLNQALYYTHITDPILPVTNATNEKVMLQNQPFSVNSLGTDTYLRLKRNELELYLGYNHTVSKYTDPASTRVAFAPQDKFAATLAYEIEEKWRFGIENSWIGNQYLENNQKAPNYWFWAAMVSRKLGEHVTLVLNCENIFDARQGKHIPLFTGPVNNPQFAQLWGPIDGRTINLSVKFDL; from the coding sequence ATGCGTTTGCTTATTACAACAGGAGCCTTCTGTATCAGCATACTCACTGCCACCGCACAGCAGCGTGTAGCCACTCCCGTTAAGGACACCCTTAGTAGAGACACCACCCAACACCCGGAAATCAGCAAAGTCGCTGACCTCAATGAGGTTATCATCTCTTCTACCCGCAACAACAGCCGTATTGCAGACCTGCCCATGAAAGTGGAAATTTTGGGTAAGGAAGAAATGATCGAAGAAAGCGGTATCAAACCTGGTAACGTAACCAGCATCCTCGGCGACCTCTCTGTGATACATATCCAGAACACTTCGGCTGTCAGCGGCAACAATGCCATCCGTATGCAGGGGCTCGACGGTAAATACACTCAGTTGCTCCGTGACGGAATGCCCGTGTATGAAGGCCTCAGCGGCAACTTCGGCGTACTCGCCATTCCCCCGCTGGACCTCAAACAGATAGAGATCATCAAAGGCTCCGTTTCTACCCTCTACGGTGGAGGCGCTATCGCCGGCATGATCAACTTCATCGCCAAAACGCCCGGTTCAAAACCCGAGCTCACCATCCTGGCCAATCGTAGCACCCTCAAGGAAAATAACGTGAACGCCTGGTACTCCCAACGATATGGTAAAACAGGCCTCACCCTCTTCGCCGGTGTTACCTCCCAAAATCCGGTAGACGTTAACAATGACGGCTTCAGCGATGTGCCACGCGTACGCCAATACCTGCTCCACCCACGCTTTTTCTGGTACCCCAATGCCAACACTACCCTGATAGCTGGTTACACCGGTACCATCGAAAAACGCGAAGGCGGCGACATGCAGGTGCTCGATCATCATGCCGATAACGTACACAGCTATACGGAAATCAATAACAGTGAACGGCATAGCGCAGACCTCCAGTTTACCCGTAAAAATCTGGGTGGCGGCACCCTCACTGTAAAAGGTGTGGCCAGTTTCTTCCATCTCGAAAATATCGCTGGTAATTTCCCGCTGAAAGGCCGCCAAACAAGCACCTACCTGGAAGCTGCCTACAATAAAAAAAGCGGCCGCCACGACTGGGTAATAGGCCTCAACAATACCGGTGAGATCTATCGCCGCGCAACCGGTGACAGTACTCAACTGGGCAACTACACCTACAACACCATGGGCGCCTTCGCTCAGGACGGTTTCCATATCACTGATAAACTGATGGCTGAAGCAGGTATCCGCGCAGACTATCACAACGTATTCGGATGGTATGTACTGCCCAGGCTCGCATTCGTGTACAAACCAATAGAAGATCTCAGCCTCCGCCTCAGCGGCGGTACCGGCTATAAATCACCAGCCATCTTCTCTGCGCAAACACAAACCATCGGCTACCGCAACCTGCTGCCACTCGCTGCAGGACTCAAATCTGAAAAAAGCCAGGGCCTCAACTTCGACGCCAACTATCACACCACCCTCGGTGAAATAGACGTCACCCTCAACCAGGCTCTGTACTATACACATATTACAGACCCGATCTTACCTGTCACCAATGCTACCAACGAAAAAGTGATGCTCCAAAACCAGCCCTTTTCCGTTAACAGCCTTGGCACCGATACCTATCTACGCCTCAAACGCAACGAGCTGGAACTGTACCTGGGCTACAACCATACCGTGTCTAAATACACAGATCCTGCTTCTACCAGAGTAGCGTTTGCTCCTCAGGATAAATTTGCCGCTACCCTCGCTTATGAAATTGAAGAGAAATGGCGTTTCGGCATTGAAAACAGCTGGATAGGTAACCAATACCTGGAAAACAATCAGAAAGCACCCAACTACTGGTTCTGGGCCGCTATGGTTTCCAGAAAACTGGGAGAACATGTAACACTGGTGCTGAATTGCGAAAACATATTTGACGCCCGTCAGGGTAAACACATACCGCTGTTTACGGGTCCTGTCAATAATCCGCAGTTTGCTCAGTTGTGGGGTCCTATCGATGGACGTACCATCAACCTGTCAGTGAAATTTGACCTGTAA
- a CDS encoding ABC transporter permease, giving the protein MLKNYFKIAWRNITRNQVFSAINIMGLAIGIAASLLIFQYVAFELSYENTQTKADRIYRVQQDRYNDGKLSTQWAAGAFAIGNKFKEAFEEVEAYVKLTKRNASVLETAGKSVKVTEHYYASSAYFEIFSTQLIQGDARTALVEPNTVVLSETLAHKLFGNEDAVGKTLMMNQVRAFKVTGVYKDMPANTHLKAAALYSYATYVDIVKPSNPEDGWQWDGCLTYLLLRPGTNPKQLEAKISSLVAAVYKDVKDGSKAVYTLKPLKDIHLYSHQMMEAETNGNGSTVYLLMGIALFIVGIAWINYINLATARAINRAVEVGVRKAVGSQRSQLIAQFMVESLLLNAMAVLLALFLVVFAIPLFNSLTGQHLSFSLLGDSLFWTVLAILFLTGSFLSGLYPAFVLSNFKPVTVLKGKVISSRQGSTLRKSLVVVQFAASLFLLVGVLAVFRQIQFMRSQQLGISIDQTLVLNPPIVVSHDSTFLRKQEAFKKQLLQETAVRSVTVSSVVPGEPSDWNAGGIRLKGADEKEGKQYRIIGVDYDYVPAYSLKLLAGRNFSPDFGMDGNDGAVIFNKTAVKQLGFDRPEEAVGKIIFFWGNYMRIEGVVDDFHQQSLHEAYEPLILRLIPDVRGYVSIRVSPDNANATIAAVQRSWNTIFPSSPFEYFFLDQHFDEQYRTDQRFGKVFGIFTALAILVACLGLFGLASFTIVQRTKEISIRKILGASVAEIVRLLYREFAMLIVIAFFVATPLAWFSITQWLKGYAFRTTLYWWLFALPLALVLVIAFLTVSFQSIRAALANPVDSLRSE; this is encoded by the coding sequence ATGCTCAAAAACTATTTTAAGATCGCGTGGCGGAATATTACCCGCAACCAGGTTTTTTCTGCTATCAATATCATGGGGCTGGCTATCGGCATTGCCGCATCCCTGCTCATATTCCAGTATGTAGCATTTGAGCTGAGCTATGAAAATACCCAGACTAAAGCAGACCGTATCTACAGAGTACAGCAGGACCGTTACAACGATGGCAAACTCAGTACACAATGGGCTGCCGGTGCTTTTGCCATAGGTAATAAATTTAAAGAGGCTTTTGAAGAAGTGGAAGCTTATGTGAAACTGACTAAACGAAACGCTTCGGTACTGGAGACAGCCGGCAAAAGTGTGAAGGTGACAGAACATTATTACGCCAGCAGTGCCTATTTTGAGATATTTTCCACGCAACTTATCCAGGGAGATGCACGAACAGCACTGGTAGAGCCTAATACGGTGGTCTTGTCTGAAACCCTGGCGCATAAACTGTTTGGCAATGAAGACGCTGTAGGCAAAACACTGATGATGAATCAGGTAAGAGCATTCAAAGTGACCGGTGTATACAAAGATATGCCTGCCAATACCCATCTGAAAGCAGCAGCATTGTATTCCTATGCTACTTATGTGGATATCGTGAAACCCAGTAACCCGGAAGATGGCTGGCAATGGGATGGATGTCTTACCTACCTGCTGCTCCGCCCCGGTACCAATCCCAAGCAGCTGGAAGCGAAGATTTCTTCTCTGGTGGCTGCAGTTTACAAGGATGTGAAGGATGGCTCCAAAGCAGTATATACGCTGAAACCATTGAAGGATATTCATCTGTATTCTCATCAGATGATGGAAGCGGAGACTAACGGTAACGGCAGTACGGTATATCTGTTAATGGGCATTGCATTGTTTATTGTGGGTATTGCCTGGATCAACTATATCAACCTGGCTACAGCCAGGGCTATCAACCGTGCTGTGGAAGTGGGGGTACGTAAGGCAGTAGGTTCTCAAAGAAGCCAGCTGATAGCGCAGTTTATGGTAGAATCGCTGCTGCTGAATGCGATGGCCGTTTTACTGGCATTGTTTCTGGTCGTTTTTGCCATCCCGCTTTTTAATAGTCTTACAGGGCAGCATCTCTCTTTTTCCCTGTTAGGTGATAGCTTATTCTGGACTGTACTGGCTATACTGTTTCTAACCGGTTCTTTTCTTTCCGGGCTGTACCCGGCTTTTGTATTGTCAAACTTTAAACCGGTAACAGTGCTGAAGGGAAAGGTGATTTCTTCCCGTCAGGGAAGTACCTTGCGGAAATCGTTGGTGGTAGTACAGTTCGCGGCTTCGTTGTTTCTGTTGGTAGGAGTGCTGGCTGTTTTCCGTCAGATACAGTTTATGCGCAGCCAGCAGCTGGGTATTAGTATTGATCAAACGCTGGTATTGAATCCCCCGATCGTCGTCTCCCATGATTCTACTTTCCTCCGTAAGCAGGAGGCTTTCAAAAAACAATTATTGCAGGAGACGGCTGTTCGCAGTGTGACTGTCTCTTCGGTGGTACCGGGAGAGCCATCCGACTGGAACGCCGGAGGCATCCGATTGAAAGGCGCCGATGAAAAAGAAGGAAAACAATACCGGATTATTGGGGTGGATTATGATTATGTACCGGCCTATAGCCTGAAACTGTTGGCGGGTCGTAACTTTTCGCCTGACTTTGGTATGGATGGCAATGATGGTGCTGTGATATTCAATAAAACCGCTGTAAAACAACTGGGCTTCGATCGTCCGGAGGAAGCAGTAGGGAAGATTATTTTCTTCTGGGGAAATTACATGCGTATAGAAGGGGTGGTGGATGATTTTCATCAGCAATCGCTGCATGAGGCTTATGAACCACTGATTCTGCGGTTGATCCCGGATGTAAGAGGATACGTTTCTATCCGGGTGTCGCCCGACAATGCGAATGCGACAATAGCAGCTGTGCAACGCAGCTGGAATACTATTTTCCCTTCCAGTCCCTTTGAGTATTTTTTCCTGGACCAGCATTTTGATGAGCAGTACAGAACTGACCAGCGTTTTGGAAAAGTGTTCGGTATATTCACTGCCCTGGCTATCCTGGTGGCCTGTCTGGGCCTCTTTGGGCTGGCGTCTTTCACCATTGTACAACGCACCAAGGAAATCAGTATCCGTAAGATATTGGGAGCCTCTGTAGCGGAGATTGTGCGGCTATTGTACCGCGAGTTTGCCATGCTGATTGTGATTGCTTTTTTTGTGGCCACCCCATTGGCGTGGTTCAGTATAACACAATGGCTGAAAGGCTATGCTTTTCGTACAACCTTGTATTGGTGGTTGTTTGCGCTGCCACTAGCGCTGGTGCTGGTGATTGCATTCCTGACGGTGAGCTTCCAGAGTATCA
- a CDS encoding VOC family protein, translated as MLDQRLTYLTIGVNDLQKMKEFYETKFGWTPMAAEESIVFFRLNGFILSLYPHDALAADAQVKGNTPAYKGFTLAYNLGSEQEVNDLMEKLAAAGVKVVKPAEKVFWGGYSGYIADVENNLWEIAYNPFLALDTQGNVAAEQP; from the coding sequence ATGCTCGATCAGCGACTTACTTACCTTACCATTGGTGTAAACGACCTTCAGAAGATGAAGGAATTTTATGAGACTAAATTTGGCTGGACACCGATGGCAGCAGAGGAATCCATTGTCTTTTTCCGGTTGAACGGTTTCATCCTGAGCCTCTATCCGCACGACGCCCTGGCAGCCGATGCGCAGGTGAAAGGTAATACTCCAGCCTATAAAGGATTTACGCTGGCTTACAATCTGGGCTCCGAGCAGGAAGTGAACGACCTGATGGAAAAGCTCGCTGCTGCCGGTGTGAAAGTAGTGAAACCGGCCGAAAAGGTTTTCTGGGGCGGTTACAGCGGTTATATCGCCGATGTTGAAAATAACCTCTGGGAAATTGCCTACAACCCTTTCCTGGCGCTGGATACGCAGGGCAATGTAGCGGCTGAACAACCCTGA